The DNA region GACTTGACGCATGCCATTTCTACAGTCAACACGTCCGAACTGATCAAAAAAGTAAATAGTTCCAGTAGCTTAGTTGGACTGGAAAGTCTGATAGGTGGATACACCGGCAACGTATGGGGGCAAGAAGCACTTGTCCTAGTGGATGGAGTACCCCGTAGTGCAAGTAATGTACGCGCTTCGGAAATAGAAAGTGTTTCGGTAATGAAAGATGCTGCTGCCGTGGTACTTTATGGTAGTCGTGCGGCAAAGGGCGTTATCCTGATCACTACTAAACGCGGTAAAAATGAACCGATGCGCATCGACGTACGGGGCAATGCAGGCATTAATGTTCCCAAATCTTATCCCAAATATTTGGATTCAGACTGCTACATGACCCTTTACAATGAAGCTTGCCGTAATGACGGGCTGTCCCCCAAATACAGCGCATCAGATATTTACAACACTGCCATGGGAACCAATCCTTATCGTTATCCGAACATTGATTTCTATAGTTCGGACTATCTGAAAAAGGCATATTATAATGCAGATGTGACAGGTGAAGTATATGGAGGCAATGATCGCACACACTATTACCTGAATTTTGGTATGGATTATAGTAACGACCTGCTGAAATATGGTGAATCAAAGAATGCCTACAATATGCGTTTCAATGTACGCGGTAACGTAGACATGACACTTGCCTCATGGCTAAAGGCTACTACCAATGCGGCAGTTGTCTTTACCAATCAGTATGCAGGTCGCGGAAACTTTTGGGGAACTGCATCCACCTTGCGTCCCAATTGGTTTGCTCCGCTATTACCCATCGACATGATGGATACCAGCGTCGCTCAAATACAGGAATATATTACCAACAGTAATCACCTGATTGACGGCAAATATCTGCTTGGAGGAACTTCCTCCGACATGACCAATCCTTTTGCAGATCTTCTGGCTGCCGGATATGTCAAGGAAAAGGCACGTATGTTTATGTTCGATGTCAGCCTTGCCGCCGATCTGGGTTCTTTATTGAAAGGCCTGACGTTTAAGACTTCTTATAGTGTAGACTATACTTCTTACTATTCGGAAGCTTTCAGCGAGACCTACGCCGTTTATGAACCTACATGGTCTCAGGTGAATGGCAAAGATATGATTATTGCCTTGAAGAAACACAATGAAGACAAAAAAGATCCCAATGAATATGTCGGCAAGTCCACTTACGATCAGACCATGACGTTCAGTGCACAGTTTGACTATGCCCGCACGTTCGCAAAATACCACAACGTAGCAGCCACATTCATAGGCTGGGGTTATCAAACGCAGAATTCTGCTGACGAAAACCATGAAAGCAGTGATTATCACCGTACCAGTAATGTGAACTTAGGCTTACGGGCATCCTACAATTACAATCATAAGTATTATGCCGATTTCAGTGGTGCCGTGATCCATTCGGCCAAATTACCCGAAGGCAAGCGTAACGCTTTCTCTCCGTCAGTCACTTTGGGCTGGAGAATCAGCAAAGAGAAGTTTATGGAAAATGTAAAGTTTATAAACGATCTGAAAATCACAGCATCTTATGCCAACCTGCATCAAGATCTTGACATCTCCGATTATTACCTGTATAAAGGAACTTTCTCCAAAAGACAAAATGAAGGATTCTATGTACAATGGCACGATGGCACAGCGGGCGGATGGACTCCAGCCTCTAAACGTGGCGATAATCCTAACCTTGGTTTCGTCACACGTGAAGAGTTCCGTGCAGGTATTGATGCTACGCTATTCAACCGTCTGCTAAAGTTGAACGTCAACTATTTCAGGCAGGACACGAAAGGCTTACTTACCCAAGGTTCCTCTTCCATATATCCTACGTACTTTGCTTTAAGTAGTAACTCCACCTTCATGCCCTGGATCAATTATAACGAGGACAGACGCAGTGGTTTTGACTTCGCGCTGAGTGCCAACAAGAAATTCGGCGATTTTGACGTAACACTCGGTTTCAATGGTATGGTGTACTCCTCCGAAGCTCTGAAACGTGACGAACTTTACGACGAAGATTACCAGTATCGCAAAGGTCGTGCACTCGATGCTTCCTACGGTTATGTATGCGAAGGTTTCTTCCAGGATCAGACTGACATAGACAATCATGCCCGTCAAACATTTGGTACGGTAAAACCCGGTGACCTGAAGTACAAAGACATTAACGAGGATGGTGTAATCGACAGCAAGGACCAAATTGAATTAGGAAAGAACGGTTGGTCAGCTCCTCCTTTCTCCTTCGGATTGAACTTAACTGTGAAGTGGAAAAATTTCTCGCTATTTGCCATGGGATCAGGTCAAACCGGCTCTGTAGACTTTAAAAGCAGTTCCTACTACTGGAACCGCGGTACGAGCAAATTCTCAGAAGTGGTATGGGGACGTTGGACCGAAGATACAAAGGATGTGGCCACCTACCCACGCCTGACCACCACCAATGGTGACAATAACTACCGCAATTCCACTTTCTGGATGTATAAGCGTAACTATTTCCGCCTGAACCAAGTGCAATTGACGTATGATTTCCCTGAAAATACTTTCAAAGGAACGTTTGTTCGTGGTTTAAGTGTTTATTGCGGAGGTAGCAATCTGCTTACCATCTCTAAAGAGCGGAAGCATATGGAGCTGAGTACCGGTTCCCCTCAATGCCGTAACTTCTATGCAGGTTTCAAGGCTGCATTCTGATTTTATTGATTAATAAAGAAGAAGATTATGAAAAAGAAAATTATACCTTTTATAATAGGTGCCCTGATGCTCACCGGTTGTGATGATTTGTTTTCACCAGCCATCGAAAACTTCCAAGGCGTGGAAAACATGTACAACGATGCGGAATACGCACGGGGAATATTGCACAATGTATACAGTCTGATTCCGGGCTATTACGATAACAGCGAGTATGGCACGGATGACGCCGTAACCAACCAGCCAAGTAATGTGTATCTGCAAATGGCCACCGGTGCCTGGACTACAAGTTCATATAATCCACAGAATCAGTGGACCAATTCCTACGGTGCCATTCAATACATCAACCTCTTCCTGGAGAATGTGGGAGGCGTAAAATGGTCGGATGATGAAGAACTGAACAAATTGTTTGCGCAACGCCTCACTGGCGAAGCTTACGGACTCCGTGGGATGTTCTATTTTTATCTGCTTCGTGCCCATGCCGGTTTTGGTGCAAATGGCGAACTGCTCGGTGTGCCCATATTTACAGAACCTCAGACAATAGAATCGGATTTCAATCAACCGCGTGCTTCGTTTCAGGCTTGTGTAGAACAAATCTACAATGATCTTTCCGAAGCAGAGAAAAGACTTCCTTATGAGTATGAAGATGTTTCAGGAAGCGTTCCTGCAGATTTCCAGAGTCTCACACAAGACGTCGGTAAATACAACACCGTTATGGGTGCCAAAGCACGTCAGTTGTATAATGGAATCATAGCCCGTGCCTTCCGTACACGCACAGCCGTACTGGCTGCCAGTCCCTTCTTTGAAGATGTTTCCAACGCTGCCACATGGGCGGATGCCGCTAATGCCGCAGCTGCTGTAATAGACTACAAAGGAGGTCTATCAGGATTAGCATCCGACGGAGTGGAATATTACTCACCCACTATTATAAATACAATTAAGGATGGTGCCAATCCAAATGAAATCTTATGGAGAGGAAACAAAGGAAGTGGTGATAACGATCAGGAATCACAAAATTTCCCACCGAGTTTGTACGGTAATGGTTACATGAATCCATCGCAGAATCTGGTCGATGTATTCCCCATGGCCAATGGATACCCCATCAATGACGCAGCCAGCGGATACGATGCCAACAATCCTTATGCTGGACGCGATCCCCGTTTGGGCAAATACATTTTTTACAATGGAAGTACAATCAGTGAGAAGAGTATAACAATCAACATCAATGAGGGAAATCAAGACGGCGTTAACGTGACCGAAAACCGCTCAACCCGAACAGGCTATTACATGAGAAAACGCTTGCGCATGGATGTGAACTGTAATCCGGCATCCATTTCCAAACAGCCGCATTACACACCCCGTATCCGTTATACTGAAATGTACCTGAATTATGCTGAGGCAGCCAATGAAGCTTGGGGACCGAAAAACGCCAACGGCAGAGATTACTCCGCTTACGATGTAATCAAAGCCATCCGGAAACGTGCCGGCATAGGTGGTATCAATGATGCTTATCTGGAAGCATGCGCTGCAAGCAAAGACAAAATGCGTGAACTGATCCGCAACGAACGTCGATTGGAACTCTGCTTCGAAGGATTCCGTTTTTGGGATCTCCGTCGCTGGAAAGTCGACCTGAACGAACCGGTATATGGCATTAGCTGGAATGGTAACAGTTATCAGAAAATAACCGTGGAAGAACGTTCGTATGAAGATTATATGTACTGTTGCCCTATCCCCAACTCTGAGATACTGAAGTACAGCAACCTCATCCAGAATAGAGGATGGAAATAAACAAAATTGTGAACACTATTAATAAAATAGCATGATATGAAAAAGAAATTAGCATATATCGGTCTGGCTTCATTACTCTTGTCTTTCACTGCGTGCGAAAGCTCTGACAATGAATTCTCCGACTTCGATTATCAAACTGTATATTTTGCCAATCAATATGGTTTACGTACCATTGAATTGGGAGAAGACGAATTCCTCGATAACTCTTTGGATAATCAGCACAAAATATCCATTAAAGCAGCTTGGGGTGGTGGTTATACCAACCGCAAGAATGTAATTATTGATACTCAAGTAGATGAATCGCTTTGCGAAAACCTCTATTTCAAAGGAAGTAACACTCCTGTTACCCCTATGCCCACCTCCTACTACACCCTGGCCGCCAACCAGATCAATATTCCCAAGGGTGAAGTTATAGGTGGTGTGGAGGTACAGTTTACCGATGCATTCTTTGCCGATAAAAAGACTCTTGATAATTATTACGTGATTCCTCTGAAGATGACAGGCGTACAGGGTGCAGACTCCATCCTTCAGGGTAAGGCAGTCGTAGCAAACCCCATGTTGACAAATAGTGGCGACTGGAGTGTACAACCCAAGAATTTTGTACTTTATGCTGTAAAGTATGTCAATCCCTGGCATGGTGAATACCTGCGTCGTGGAGTGGATCAAGCTGTGATAAACGGTGTTTCTTCGCAATTGGTACGCCACCAGCAATATGTAGAGAAGGATGAGAAAGTAAATATTACAACTGAAAGCCTGAAAGACAATATTCTATCCTTATCAACCAAGGACGCGCAAGGTAATCTTTTCAATTACAACCTCAGCTTGACTTTTACCGAAGATGGAAATTGCACAGTAGGTAGTACTTCCGACGATCTCATCATCTCCGGTACCGGTAAATTTGTGAAGAAGGGCGAAAAGAACAGCCTTGGCGGTAAAGATCGTAATGCTATCTATCTGGACTATACAATTGACTTTAAAACCAAAAACATGCAGTACGCCACCAAAGATACGTTGGTGTTAAGCAGTCGTGCCGTACAAGGTGGCAAGTCATTCGAGATAGAAATAAGATAGTATTATCTGGTATAAACGTTTAAACAAAGAAAACATGAAATACTTTAATCATAAGATAATCGGTATTGCCATGATGTGTGTAACGGTTATGGCATGCACCGATAAGTACGATTGCAACCTTCAGGTAGAAAAGCCTGAAGAAGTGGCCAACAGCGAATACCTGGCCAGCTTCGATTTGCTGAAATCGTACATTACCCGCGATGCCGGTTCACCATTCAAGTTTACGGCAAACTTGTCTGCAACAGACTTTTTAAAAAAAGACATTGCTTACAGCACCATACTTAGTAATTTTGATGGTATAGATATTGGCGATTCCTTCATACCTGTCAATTCATTGAAAGAGGATGGTTCCTTCGATTTTGGCGGAATGCAATTAGTATCTGATGCTGTCAAAGGAACGGACATAACGCTTTATGGTGGTACGCTCTGTTCCAACCAAGGACAACGCACCGCTTACTATAATGAACTGATACAGCCCATTATTATCCCCTTCGTACCCGAGAAAGGCAAAACTGTGATTTGTGACTTCGAGAATGATGAACTCGGCACAGCTTATGGTATGACCGGGGGAAGTCTGGCTGTGGTGGAAAACGATCCGGATGGGAAGAGTGGCAAAGCACTGCATGTAGGTACCGATGACAACAAAGCTGCCTATTCACATCCTAAGTTCAACGTCAAGTTACCGGAAGGCCGAAAACTGGGCGATTACGTCAATCTGACCATTGATATGCGTATTGTAAACAGTGATGGTATATATGGAGCAGGTATGAGAGTCTTTATCAATGGACAAGAATTTAACGTAGGTACAAATGCCCAAGGACTTGGTTGTAATCCCAACACTTGGAATCGTGGAGCGGTCATCAGCTTAAATAGCGCCACAGCTCCAGGCTTCATATTGCCGGATGAAATGAAAGGACTTACTGAATTTGAGCTTGCCGTTGGATCCGCCTCTGGAGGAGCACAATATTTTCTCGATAACATCGTGATGAATTATGAGCTTCCCGGAACAGGTGTCACTAAAATTGACTTTGAAAAAGATGAACTTGGTACATCTTATCCGATGACAAACGGAAACTCTTCCGTTGTAGAGAATGATCCAGAAGGCAGTGGCAAAGTATTACACGTAGGTACGGCTGCCACCCCTTGCAATAGATCTTATCCTAAATTCACTGTAAAATTGCAAAACGGAAGAACGTTAGGTGACTACATAGGTCTTTCTCTCGACATGTACCTGATAGATGGCAAAGGTGGCTGGGGTGACGGCATGCGGGTAGTAATTAATGGACAAGAGTTCAACTGTGGCCAAGGACCGTTCAACTTCGGTTGTGAAGCTAACAAATGGGGACGAGACAAGATTTATATCACATTCCTGAAAGAAGGTGAAACTGCGGGAAGTGGAAAGATCGCCATTCCCAATTCCCTGAAGGATCTGACCGAGATAGAACTGGCCGTAGGTTCAGGCTCGGGCGAGTGGCATGCTTACATCGATAATATCAACCTCCACTGGAAAGCCGATGATACCATCATCGAGAAAACTCCCGAAGAGAAAAAGAACATCTTCACAGAAGAGATGAATAAATGGATCGGTGCTATAGTAAATGCCGGTGGTGAGTCTGTAAAAGTATGGAATATTGTAGGCGAACCACTTGACAAAACCATGGATGCCAACACCTTCAACTGGGGTGAATACTTGGGCGAAGTAGAATATGCACGTACAGCCGTGAAACAAGCCCGTGACACAGCGAAAATTGATCTCAACCTCTTCGTCAGCAATACATTCAATCAATCTGATGAGATGGGACAGAAAGCCGATGAATTGATTGCATTGGTAAAATCCTGGGAAGCAGATGATGTAACCCATATTGACGGATACAACATCCTTCTCCATGCGGTTTATTCCAAAGATGCCACTTCCCAGAAAGCCAATGAAGAGATGATTTCCGAATTGTTCGACAAGCTGGCACAGACCGGTAAACTGATACGTGTATCCGACCTCAGCATGATGGTGGAAGATACAGAGGGTAAGTTCATCCAGACCAGTAAACTGACTGCTGATGAACGGAGTGCCGCAGCCAACTATATAGCTTTCATCATGAAAGAATACCGGAAGACTATCGCATCGGACAAGCAATATGGCATATCCATTTCAAGTATGACCGAAACCAGTACCGGTAACAAGATTTGCCCCTGGACTTCGGGATACAATCGAAATGGAATGTATGAAGGAATAGTTGAAGGATTGAAATAACCCGAAGTATAATGAAACAACTTATTAGAAATCTATGCATTTTTCTGATGGGAATGTCATGTTGGGCATGCTCTGATAATAATAATGCGGAGACTGATGATAACGGGAAGGGCGCATATGCGCTCTTCCCTAAAAAGTCAATTACAGTGAGTGCCGGTGAAAATCAGACGGAGGTCGTTATAGAGTGGGCAAAAACCTCCTGGGAGATAACCTTCGAACAGGGAGATATTGTAAAAAGTATAACTCCGATGTCAGGTGGAAGCAGTGATGGAGAAAAGCAGTACACAAAAATTCAAGTGGTTTGCAATGCTAACGCTTCAATGAAACAACGTACACAGACTATTCACATTACTGACAAAACCAACAAACAGACTACTGATTTATTGATAGAACAGGAACCAGCGTTCAAGTCTGTTACACTTAATATTGACCCTACGGTGAAATATCAGCCGATAGCAGGATTCGGTGGAATGTACAATCCTAAAATTTGGTGTGGCGGAAACCTCATTTCTGCCCGGCAATTAGACCAAATGTATGGTGAGGGCGGATTGGGCTACTCCATCCTTCGCCTGATGGTTTATCCCAACGAATCTGATTGGAATGCTGATGTAGAAGCGGCTAAAGCGGCACAGGCCAATGGAGCAATAGTTTTTGCATGTCCGTGGGACTGTACAGATGCTCTCTCCGAGCAAATCAAGGTGAACGGCAAAGAAGTAAAACATCTCAAAAAAGAAAACTATGGAGCATACGCCGATCATCTTATCCGTTACATCAATTTCATGAAACAGAATGGAGTAGATCTTTATGCCATATCTGTTCAGAACGAACCGGATATGGACTTTACTTACTGGACTCCTCAGGAAGTAGTAGATTTTGTGAAGCAATACGGTGCCAAAATCCGTGAAACCGGAGTCAGACTGATGTCTCCCGAAGCATGCGGTACGCCGCCCGAATACACGGATCCGATAATCAACGATGCCGGAGCATTTGCACAGACCGATATTATTGCAGGACATCTTTATCAAGGTTTTACAGACCTGGATAATGGATACGTCAAAAATCGTCACGATTACATCTGCGGTCTCTATCCTCGCATCCAAGGGAAGACCTGGTGGATGACGGAACATCTCTTTAATGACGGAGAAAAATCAGATGATCCGTCAGCATGGGAATTCCAAAAGTGGCAATACTGCCTCAACCATCTTGGCAAAGAAATCCACATGTGTATGGAGGGCTATTGCAGTGCATACGTATACTGGTATTTAAAACGCTTCTATGGATTGATGGGCGATAATGACAAGCGCAGCCCGGTGGGTGAAGGTGAAATTGCCAAGAATGGTTACATCATGGCCCATTACGCGCAGTACGCCACAGGTACTACCCGCATTAAAGCTGTCTCGAATAATACAGGGGTATGTGCCACAGCCTACATCAATGAGGCAGGAAATGAAGTAACAGTTGTATTGCTGAATTTCACCGGAGCCACCCAGTGTATAGAAATACCGTTGGCAGGAATGAAGCGTGCAAGTGCCGTTGAAACAAATGAAAATAAAAATATGGAAGTTATCAGTACTGAGATGCTGGAATCCGGTGAGGGTGTATATGTACTGTTGTCCGGTAACAGCATAGTCTCTGTCCGGTTGACCTTATAATTGCATGAAGTGATATGGAACCACTCAAGTAGTTCATATTCTCCCCAAATGGTAAGTGTTGCCAAAGCAAAACAAAAAATTGCTTTGTGCAACACTTTTTTTTATTTTTGATGTCACGTTCGCTTTACACGTTCGTCTTAGTAATGTAAATGGAACTCAAACAATTTAAAATATCCGTTCTACCCCTCCGCAATAAGCTATTGAATTATGCGCGGAAGTTGACCGAAAGTCCGGACGATGCAGAAGATGCCGTACAGGAAGTCCTGCTCAAGCTATGGAACAAAAGGCTTGAACTGGAACAGTACCGCAACATTGAAGCATTCGCCATGACCATGACGCATAATCTCTGCATGGATATGTGGCGCACCAGGCATACTGCCAGCGTACCGTTAGAGTATGTACAGGATGCCACTCCCGGTGGAACACCGGAACGGTTGCTTGAGATAAAAGACGAAATCCGTCTGATGCATGAAATTATTAATTCATTGCCTACCTTGCAGCGCACCATCATGCGGATGAAAGACATCGAGGAGTACGAAACGGAAGAGATTGCCGACATCACAGGCTGTAATCCGGAAGCTATCCGAAGTAACCTGTCGAGAGCGCGAAAGAAAGTGAGAGAAATTTACCTGCAAACCGTACAAGAAAAAATAAGGAGGAAACAAGCATGAAGATAGAAGAATTAATAGACCGCTATTTCGAAGGACAGACCTCATGTGAGGAAGAACGCGAATTACGCAGTTTCTTCACGCAAGAAAATGTACCGGAATCGTTACAAGTATATCGTCCCTTGTTTGTCTGCCTGGATCAGGAAGCAAAAGCATTCCGGCAAGAAAGTACTCCTGCTAAAAAACTTACCTTCCGCCGTCGCTTTATTTACACGGCAGGAGGAATAGCAGCCGGAATTTTATTAGTGATCGGCATTGCCGGTACGCAGCGATACCTTCACCCCACTCCGGAAAATTACGTCATTATCGACGGTAAGCAATACACCGATGCAAACCTGGTGCATGAACAAGCCCTTGCTGCTTTCCGAGATATGCGAACTACGGAAGATGAAGTGCTTGATCTGATGTTTGAATAATAAAAAGAACTAATAGATACAATTATGAAAAAGTTCACTCATACCCTGCTATGCTGCCTGCTGCTCTTGTTCAGTACCGGCATGTATGCCCAGAAAGGACTGCAAATAGCATCCGTATTTCAGAAATACGGCAATGAGAAAGGGGCCACTTACGTGGAACTGTCCAAGATGTTATCCAAGAATTGGGACATCACCCATTACCAAAGCCTGAAACTGACAAAGGCAGAAAAAGCATTACCGGATATCTACCGGTGTCTGGAATCCGACCGGGAACATGCCAGAAAAATAAAAGAAGTGGTGACAGACGGACGTATTCAATCGGGATACTACCAGTTGCCTCCGGTAAAAGATAAAATAAACCGCTTCATACTATTCCGGCTCGGCAAGAAAGGAGAAGCCACACTTATCTATATCGAAGGCGAAATAGACAGTGACGACCTTGTCACACTGATATTCAGCAAAGACTAATTCTGAAATTTATAAATCACAAATAATAAAACTTATGAAACGAATTTTCTTTTTATTCCTTATCATGACTTCCATGACAGTCGTGGCACAAGAAAGCATCCCGCAAGATACAACTCTCTATCTCAACGGACGGAAGATCATCATTAAAGAACATGATGGCAAAATCAAAGTGAAAATGTATGAGGCGAAAGCCGACAATGACACCATCGAAAACACCCAGGTATTTGAAGGTGTGTATCTGGACGGCCGCAGCATTGAACGAACCACAACGGTTTCCGTGCCTTTTGTGAAGAAGAAAAAAGGCTATTACCGCTTTGATCCTCACTACCCCGCCATCTATTTCGGCTTTAACAAACTGGCAAGCAATACATTTCAGTACTCTGCCAAAGTACCTCAACTTGGCTCGAAATCCTGGGAATGGGGTATCAATCTGTTTAATACCGGAGTTGCCATAACCCGTAACAATCATTGGGGATTGACCACCACCCTCGGTTTAGCACGTATCGTCTATAAACTGGATGACAATTACGGCTTTGAGAAAGTAGACGACATCACCGTTTGCCGGCAAGCCGAAGATGTGGATTATCAAAAGAGTTGGCTACGCTATTGGGCTTTCCGTCTGCCTGTCAGTCTGGAATGGCAAACCAAATTCGGCAGTCGCCGTGCTTTCATTGCCGCTGGTCCGGAAGTGGAATGGCGTGTAGGGGTTAAATCCAGAGCCAAATATGATGATAAGAAACATACTTTGAGTAGCAAGCTGAATACCCATCCGCTTGGCATGAATCTGCTGCTACAGGCTGGTTACGGTTGCTTGGGGTTCAATGCCCGTTTCGCTCTCACTTCTTTGTTTGAAAAGAATAAAGGACCCGAGCTCTATCCGGCTTCTATAGGCATAGGCTGGTACTGGTAAGAGCGCTACACCAGCAATATCGATTGGTTTTAGCTGATAAAGCAAAAAGATTTCTTATCTTTGCCTTATTACTAAAACCAATCATTGTATTATGACCAAAGAAGAACTTATGAGAAAAGCGATTGAACTTTCTACGGAGAATGTCGCTAACGGTGGCGGCCCGTTTGGTGCTGTCATTGCCAAAGATGGAGAAATCATAGCTACCGGTACGAATCGTGTGACATCTTCATGTGACCCGACAGCACATGCCGAAGTCAGTGCCATTCGTGCAGCAGCCACGGCACTAGGTACTTTCAACCTCAGTGGTTGCGAAATCTATACCTCTTGTGAACCCTGCCCCATGTGCCTCGGTGCTATCTATTGGGCCCGACTGGACAAAATGTATTATGGAAACAACAAGACTGACGCCAAAAATATAGGTTTCGACGACTCTTTCATATATGATGAAATCGCTTTAAAACCTGCCGATCGCAAACTACCCTCAGAAGTATTACTACACAATGAAGCCATCAAGGCTTTTGAAACATGGAGTGAGAAGGAAGATAAGATAACTTATTAAGAGGCTGTCAACAAGAAGTTAAGAGTTTGTCAGCAAGAAGTTAACTTCTTGTAAACAAGGAATTAACTCCTTGTAAAACAATCATTTTCAAAGTATTATAAAACAGTAAAATCCCCGAAGTCCTGTGATGCAGACTCCGGGGATTTTCACAAATTTATTCTTCATCTAAAAAAAGAATATAGAGTTCAAATAGTAGTATCTGAATCTAATATTGTGCCAAAGGAATTATTCCAATCCTATAATACCCAGAGTTATATTTGGGATTCAAAGCAGGCTCATAAACAGGACAATGATATTCACCGCGTTTTCCGCAATAAGTAAATCCTACACTATCCATCTCATCCTTAATTATAATATCATCACCAAAGTTAACGATCACATCTCCTAGCTCATCACTATCTAAATACGTTGTAACAGTAGTGGATACCCTATGTTGTACAGTAGTGGAAATACCAAACTTTGCCCCAATTTTCACTTTCTCTTCCAAACCTATATCAAAGTCAAAATTAGTAGCAAAAGTAGTTGTTGTTTCTACTACATTCTGTGTCGTTGTCTGCAAATCCTTTTCTTGAATAGATATTTTCACAGAAGTAGAATATTCCTCAATATTCCAATCAAACAATGGTAAAGGTTCGGGCAGATAATATTTCTTTATACTTTTAACACCTTTAATTAGATTAGGCCTATATCTT from Bacteroides sp. MSB163 includes:
- a CDS encoding glycosyl hydrolase; translated protein: MKQLIRNLCIFLMGMSCWACSDNNNAETDDNGKGAYALFPKKSITVSAGENQTEVVIEWAKTSWEITFEQGDIVKSITPMSGGSSDGEKQYTKIQVVCNANASMKQRTQTIHITDKTNKQTTDLLIEQEPAFKSVTLNIDPTVKYQPIAGFGGMYNPKIWCGGNLISARQLDQMYGEGGLGYSILRLMVYPNESDWNADVEAAKAAQANGAIVFACPWDCTDALSEQIKVNGKEVKHLKKENYGAYADHLIRYINFMKQNGVDLYAISVQNEPDMDFTYWTPQEVVDFVKQYGAKIRETGVRLMSPEACGTPPEYTDPIINDAGAFAQTDIIAGHLYQGFTDLDNGYVKNRHDYICGLYPRIQGKTWWMTEHLFNDGEKSDDPSAWEFQKWQYCLNHLGKEIHMCMEGYCSAYVYWYLKRFYGLMGDNDKRSPVGEGEIAKNGYIMAHYAQYATGTTRIKAVSNNTGVCATAYINEAGNEVTVVLLNFTGATQCIEIPLAGMKRASAVETNENKNMEVISTEMLESGEGVYVLLSGNSIVSVRLTL
- a CDS encoding RNA polymerase sigma factor, whose translation is MELKQFKISVLPLRNKLLNYARKLTESPDDAEDAVQEVLLKLWNKRLELEQYRNIEAFAMTMTHNLCMDMWRTRHTASVPLEYVQDATPGGTPERLLEIKDEIRLMHEIINSLPTLQRTIMRMKDIEEYETEEIADITGCNPEAIRSNLSRARKKVREIYLQTVQEKIRRKQA
- a CDS encoding DUF2214 family protein, which translates into the protein MKIEELIDRYFEGQTSCEEERELRSFFTQENVPESLQVYRPLFVCLDQEAKAFRQESTPAKKLTFRRRFIYTAGGIAAGILLVIGIAGTQRYLHPTPENYVIIDGKQYTDANLVHEQALAAFRDMRTTEDEVLDLMFE
- a CDS encoding DUF6108 family protein, which produces MKKFTHTLLCCLLLLFSTGMYAQKGLQIASVFQKYGNEKGATYVELSKMLSKNWDITHYQSLKLTKAEKALPDIYRCLESDREHARKIKEVVTDGRIQSGYYQLPPVKDKINRFILFRLGKKGEATLIYIEGEIDSDDLVTLIFSKD
- a CDS encoding nucleoside deaminase; its protein translation is MTKEELMRKAIELSTENVANGGGPFGAVIAKDGEIIATGTNRVTSSCDPTAHAEVSAIRAAATALGTFNLSGCEIYTSCEPCPMCLGAIYWARLDKMYYGNNKTDAKNIGFDDSFIYDEIALKPADRKLPSEVLLHNEAIKAFETWSEKEDKITY